One Mytilus trossulus isolate FHL-02 chromosome 5, PNRI_Mtr1.1.1.hap1, whole genome shotgun sequence DNA segment encodes these proteins:
- the LOC134717753 gene encoding uncharacterized protein LOC134717753, producing the protein MVFFCFHCGAQYNLRSQLTRHVSDKHPKKMLQCRFGSYLVPTSKRFRLIEHEKNVHRHILNPRTNNRELVIPETPTRNPVPTSNFNTRQSCTVTRPREVTPPTSPILTMSIKPISPLSEISSCSISLGIEDYSSVSPVKKNLVDLFDSPTRQAVEENTEETSMVPEKPTTEPSIVTTTLRDSRHLALPAIGDEVCPEDRFQAPPSRFQCSYEASKCMLVADKAKKTGKYTGSVLPVGYGCVKKEEICILPDGTVYKLSATWVPDPSFQILKSKDIHTDERQVQQTSTQTYDKRVVLATTVTQRGELLRKREKSKQKIVEW; encoded by the coding sequence ATGGTTTTCTTCTGCTTTCACTGTGGTGCTCAGTACAACCTAAGAAGTCAATTAACAAGACATGTAAGTGACAAACATCCTAAGAAGATGCTTCAGTGCAGATTTGGCTCTTACTTGGTACCAACAAGTAAGAGGTTCCGCCTGATTGAGCATGAAAAGAATGTCCATAGACATATTCTGAATCCAAGAACCAACAACAGAGAACTTGTAATCCCAGAAACCCCAACAAGAAATCCAGTGCCAACCTCTAATTTTAATACAAGACAAAGCTGCACAGTCACTAGGCCAAGAGAAGTAACACCACCAACATCACCTATATTAACAATGTCTATTAAACCTATTTCTCCATTGTCCGAAATATCCTCTTGTAGCATTTCCTTGGGAATTGAGGATTACAGCTCCGTGTCACCTGTCAAGAAGAACTTAGTGGATCTTTTTGACTCTCCTACAAGACAGGCTGTGGAAGAGAACACAGAAGAAACTAGTATGGTACCTGAGAAACCAACAACAGAACCCTCCATAGTTACTACTACTTTGAGGGATAGTAGGCATTTGGCTTTGCCAGCTATTGGAGATGAAGTCTGTCCTGAAGACAGATTTCAGGCTCCACCCTCCCGCTTCCAGTGTTCCTATGAAGCTTCCAAGTGCATGCTAGTGGCCGATAAGGCAAAGAAGACAGGGAAATATACAGGCAGTGTATTGCCAGTAGGATATGGATGTGTTAAGAAAGAAGAAATATGTATTCTGCCAGATGGAACAGTTTACAAACTGTCTGCAACATGGGTACCAGATCCATCTTTCCAAATTTTGAAGTCGAAGGACATACATACAGACGAGCGTCAAGTGCAACAAACCAGTACGCAGACATACGATAAGCGGGTTGTGCTTGCAACAACAGTCACCCAGAGAGGAGAGTTATTAAGAAAGAGAGAGAAATCCAAACAGAAGATTGTAGAGTGGTAA